A window of the Ostrea edulis chromosome 1, xbOstEdul1.1, whole genome shotgun sequence genome harbors these coding sequences:
- the LOC125673454 gene encoding cleavage and polyadenylation specificity factor subunit 1-like, with translation MYSIYKQTHPPTGIEHCVYCNFFNTSERNLVIAAVNKLYVYRLNPDPEDERNEKEEPRKQDYKVKQKMECLANFTLYGNIMSMKFVKLPGSLRDSLLLSFSEAKLSVVEYDPGTHDLQTTSLHFFEESSMKSGFYTNYNIPEVRVDPDGRCAAMHVYGSHMVILPFRRDVMAEEGDNLAGASKSPILSSYIIDLRNFDEKIINVKDFQFLHGYYEPTIFILFEPLQTWAGRTAVRADTCSIVAISLNLQEKVHPIIWSLGSLPFDCCQVLPVPRPIGGVIIIAVNSLLYLNQSVPPYGVSLNSISAQSTLFPLRVQEGVRIALDCCQAAFMSYDKIVLSLKGGELYVLTLVVDGMRSVRSFNFDKSAASVLTSCMCVCEDGFLFLGSRLGNSLLLKYTEKASESLENGDTDAKKEEEPVAKRKKIEGSTEIASDVSQIENLYDLEVYGSAENPTSTTITSYVFEVCDNIWNIGPCGNIVMGEPAFLSEEFSSCIDPDIELVMTSGNGKNGALSVVQRSIRPQIVTTFELPGCLDMWTVKCIIPGEVKEDKESSEEEEGSESNIKGGHSYLILSRSDSSMILETGQEMNELDHSGFSTQTTTIYAGNIGGDRYILQVSDTGLRLLEGVRQIQHIPLDTGSPIVQCSVADPYIVLLTQEGQILMFTLRTESVGLGVRLVLGRPSISQHSKVEVICAYKDVSGLFTCMNKMDDVQTPTDPKALKSAAERSFSLDAKTADEEDELLYGDSDTAVFQSSFNMSQTSELESPSKDKKGAESKPTFWVLLCRENGVLEIYNLPDYKMVYYVKNFPMGQKLLVDSVQITDKLSSAGERQEKMNAECPALKELLMVGLGYKDSRPHLLARVEDDLYIYEAFSYPQSTIDNHLKLRFKKIQHDLILREKRTKSRKKDPEEFQKDDKVVGKMRYFKDVAGYSGVFICGAYPHWIFITSRGSLRIHPMGIDGPVWCFSEFHNVNCPHGFLYFNKMGELRISVLPTHLTYDAPWPVRKVPLRCTPHFVAYHFESKIYAVVTSTPEICNKLPKTTTEEREWDTIEKDERFIYPTTPRFTLQLYSPTSWEVVPNTKIECEEWEHVVTMKTIRLRSEETLSGFKSYIVMGTNLSLGEEVTSRGRVIIADIIEVVPEPGMPLTKNKIKTVYEKEQKGPVTAIADINGLLITAIGQKLYIWQLKDNDLMGVAFIDTHIYIHTLVTIKHIILAGDILKSVSFYQYQEEHKVLSIVSRDAKPLEVYTGDFLIDSTQLCCLVSDRMKNLVVYSYQPEARESHGGQRLIRKADFNSGSHINSMFRVRCKLYDPSSDKRMTGASEKRHITYFATLDGSLGFVLPLSEKVYRRLFMLQNALVTHIPHVAGLNPRSYRHVTNIFPELRNTQKNILDGELLWKYTNLSIMEKIEIAKRLGTSNDQIMDDLMEIDRLTAHF, from the exons ATGTATTCCATTTATAAACAAACCCACCCCCCAACTGGGATAGAGCACTGCGTGTactgtaattttttcaacacgTCTGAGCGGAATCTAGTGATTGCAGCAGTAAACAAGCTGTATGTGTATCGGTTAAATCCAGACCCAGAG GATGAAAGGAATGAAAAAGAAGAACCTAGAAAGCAAG ATTACAAAGTGAAACAGAAAATGGAGTGTCTGGCAAACTTCACTTTGTATGGAAATATTATGTCGatgaagtttgtaaaactgcCCGGTTCTCTCCGCGATTCCCTGTTATTAAGCTTCTCTGAGGCAAAG TTGTCAGTTGTTGAATATGATCCAGGAACACATGACCTACAGACAACCTCATTACACTTCTTTGAAGAGTCATCTATGAAG AGCGGATTTTACACAAACTATAATATTCCTGAGGTTAGAGTGGACCCAGATGGGAGATGTGCAGCCATGCATGTCTACGGCAGTCACATGGTTATTCTACCCTTCAGGCGAGACGTCATGGCAGAGGAGGGAGACAACTTGGCTGGGGCTAG CAAGTCTCCAATCCTCTCCTCCTACATCATTGATCTGAGGAATTTTGATGAGAAGATTATCAATGTCAAAGACTTTCAGTTTCTCCATGGTTACTACGAGCcaactatatttattttgtttgaacCACTCCAAACATGGGCAGG GAGGACTGCTGTTCGAGCTGACACCTGCAGCATTGTAGCCATCTCCCTCAATCTCCAAGAGAAGGTCCACCCTATTATCTGGTCCCTAGGTAGTCTCCCCTTCGACTGCTGCCAAGTCTTACCCGTGCCTAGACCCATTG GTGGTGTGATAATCATAGCTGTCAATTCCCTTCTGTACTTGAACCAGAGTGTACCGCCATATGGAGTGTCACTGAATAGTATATCTGCCCAGAGTACTCTGTTCCCACTGC GGGTACAGGAGGGGGTGAGGATAGCCCTGGATTGCTGTCAGGCCGCGTTTATGTCTTACGACAAGATAGTGCTTTCCCTCAAAGGAGGAGAATT GTATGTTTTGACTCTTGTGGTGGACGGGATGAGAAGTGTGCGTAGCTTTAACTTCGACAAATCAGCTGCCAGCGTACTCACATCTTGT ATGTGCGTGTGTGAAGATGGGTTCCTTTTTCTGGGGTCCAGGTTAGGAAATTCTCTTCTGTTAAAATACACAGAAAAAGCATCAGAGAGCTTAGAAAATGGAGACACAGATGCAAAG AAAGAAGAGGAGCCAGTtgcaaaaagaaagaaaattgaaGGTTCAACTGAAATTG CCTCTGACGTGTCTCAGATCGAGAATCTATATGATCTGGAAGTGTACGGCAGTGCAGAGAACCCAACAAGTACCACCATCACCAGCTACGTATTTGAA GTGTGTGATAACATTTGGAACATCGGCCCGTGTGGGAACATCGTGATGGGTGAGCCGGCTTTCTTGTCAGAAGAGTTCAGTAGTTGTATAGACCCCGACATTGAGTTGGTGATGACATCGGGCAATGGAAAGAATGGTGCCCTGTCTGTCGTTCAGCGCAGTATTCGTCCGCAGATTGTAACGACATTCGAGTTACCAGGATGCTTGGACATGTGGACGGTCAAATGTATTATACCTGGTGAAGTCAAG GAGGACAAAGAATCTTCTGAGGAGGAGGAGGGATCAGAGAGCAATATCAAGGGAGGCCACTCCTACCTCATCCTCAGCCGCAGCGATTCCAGCATG ATTTTGGAGACTGGTCAGGAGATGAACGAGTTAGACCACAGTGGCTTCAGCACACAGACTACCACTATTTATGCTGGTAATATTGGAGGGGATCGATACATTTTACAGGTGTCTGACACAGGGCTCAGGCTGCTGGAGGGAG TGAGACAAATTCAGCACATTCCCCTGGACACCGGGTCTCCTATTGTCCAGTGCTCAGTCGCGGATCCCTACATAGTGTTACTGACACAAGAGGGGCAAATCTTAATGTTCACTCTCAGGACGGAGTCCGTGGGGCTGGGAGTCCGTCTGGTGTTGGGGAGGCCATCCATTTCACAG CATTCCAAGGTAGAAGTGATTTGTGCTTACAAAGATGTGAGTGGTTTATTTACCTGTATGAACAAGATGGATGACGTTCAGACCCCCACCGACCCTAAAGCCTTGAAGTCTGCGGCAGAAAGATCATTCAGCCTGGATGCCAA AACAGCAGACGAAGAGGATGAACTATTGTATGGGGATAGTGACACTGCAGTATTTCAGAGTTCTTTTAACATGAGCCAAACATCAGAATTAGAAAG TCCTTCCAAAGACAAGAAAGGGGCAGAATCTAAACCCACCTTCTGGGTTCTCTTGTGTCGAGAAAATGGAGTGCTGGAG ATATACAACTTACCTGATTATAAAATGGTGTACTATGTGAAAAATTTCCCAATGGGTCAGAAACTCCTTGTGGATTCCGTCCAGATCACGGATAAATTGAG CTCAGCTGGGGAGCGGCAGGAGAAGATGAATGCAGAATGTCCAGCCCTGAAGGAATTACTGATGGTAGGACTGGGCTATAAGGACTCCCGCCCACATCTACTG GCCAGAGTTGAAGATGACCTGTATATATATGAAGCCTTCAGCTATCCCCAGTCCACGATCGACAATCACCTAAAGCTGAGATTCAAAAAAATCCAGCATGATCTCATACTCCGCGAAAAACGCACAAAAAGTAGGAAGAAAGATCCCGAGGAGTTCCAAAAGGATGACAAAGTGGTGGGGAAGATGCGGTATTTCAAAGATGTGGCGGGTTACAGTGGCGTGTTTATCTGTGGGGCGTATCCACATTGGATATTTATCACGTCCCGCGGAAGTTTACGGATCCACCCCATGGGGATTGATGGTCCAGTTTGGTGCTTCTCAGAATTCCATAATGTCAACTGTCCACATGGATTCTTATATTTCAACAAGATG GGAGAACTCAGGATAAGTGTCTTACCCACTCATTTGACCTATGATGCCCCCTGGCCAGTCCGTAAGGTCCCCCTTCGGTGCACCCCTCACTTTGTGGCTTATCACTTCGAGAGTAAG ATCTACGCAGTAGTTACCAGCACACCAGAAATCTGTAACAAACTTCCCAAGACAACCACAGAGGAGAGAGAGTGGGATACTATAGAAAAGG ATGAAAGATTCATTTACCCCACCACTCCCCGGTTTACCTTACAACTCTATAGTCCCACCTCTTGGGAAGTTGTCCCCAATACAAA aattGAGTGTGAGGAATGGGAGCATGTTGTGACGATGAAAACCATACGACTGAGATCTGAAGAAACCTTGTCAGGGTTCAAGTCCTACATTGTCATGGGAACCAATCTGTCATTAGGAGAGGAGGTCACTTCCAGGGGCAGG GTAATTATCGCTGACATCATAGAAGTCGTGCCAGAGCCTGGTATGCCTTTAACCAAAAACAAGATAAAG ACTGTGTATGAAAAAGAACAGAAGGGCCCCGTGACAGCAATAGCGGACATCAATGGCTTACTGATAACAGCGATAGGACAAAAG ttATACATATGGCAGCTTAAAGACAATGATTTAATGGGCGTGGCCTTCATTGACACTCATATCTACATCCACACCCTAGTCACCATCAAACACATCATCCTGGCTGGGGACATTCTCAAAAGTGTCTCTTTCTATCAGTATCAGGAGGAGCACAAAGTCCTCTCCATCGTCAGTAGG GACGCTAAACCTCTGGAGGTCTATACAGGAGACTTTTTGATAGATAGTACACAATTGTGCTGCTTGG tgTCTGACAGAATGAAGAACCTTGTAGTGTATTCTTATCAACCAGAAG CCAGAGAAAGTCATGGTGGACAGAGACTGATTCGCAAGGCCGACTTTAATTCTGGTTCCCACATTAACAGCATGTTCCGTGTCCGATGTAAACTCTATGATCCATCGTCAGATAAACGAATGACGGGGGCCTCAGAGAAGAGACACATCACTTATTTTG CAACATTGGATGGCAGCTTAGGTTTTGTCTTACCACTTTCTGAAAAGGTGTACAGAAGACTGTTCATGTTACAAAACGCTCTGGTGACCCACATACCCCACGTGGCAGGCCTTAACCCTCGATCTTACAG GCATGTAACAAACATATTTCCTGAACTGAGAAATACTCAGAAAAATATTCTGGATGGGGAGCTATTATGGAAATATACTAACCTAAGTATCATGGAGAAAATTGAGATAGCCAAGCGGCTGGGGACATCAAATGACCAG ATCATGGATGATTTGATGGAAATAGACCGACTTACTGCCCATTTCTGA